The Helianthus annuus cultivar XRQ/B chromosome 11, HanXRQr2.0-SUNRISE, whole genome shotgun sequence region AGCTTGCTATTAAAATGAAAAATaatcttatatgacaataagtaaaCACTATTAATGAATTACAAAAATATAACAAATAATCTCACCAATAGCTTGCTACGGATAGCAAGCTATAATGATATATAATTAATCTTTTATGACAATAAGCAAACACATTAATGAATTACAAAAAATAACAAATAGCATGGTACATATATGGACTGAGTAATAACATCCAAATCAATATATATTATACATGAGTATATATCTACATAATTTTACAAGCAGCATGGGTATTTTCATCACTAAACGCAGCACCCGTCTGGTGTCCGATCAAACCCGAGGACTGGACCGGATTATAAACATAGTGGTCATCATAACCGTGTTTGTAGTAGTTATACGATGACGTAGAAGAAGGTTGTCGGGTGTAGAATGTCACGGAGGGGGCTGGGCCCGAAGCACCATTTTggtgttgttgctgttgagcaTGTTGATTAACGTTGTAGTTATGTGTACGGATATCAGGGTTGTAAGGTATGTTCCATATCTCGGCTCGCCGTCCGGTTTTTCTAACCGTTTTTAACACTTTCTTCTCGTCGGCAATTCCTGTGACTGTCACTTTTTGTAAGCCCATGTCTATATCTACGTTCTCCACCCCTGGCATATATTTTCTCATTATAAATACGAGTCTAGAAAGCAGTGgtggagcttgaccaaaagtttcgggGACCCAatctatatattatataaatatttaggcaaaataatttgtgtgtgggtgtgggtgtgtgtgtgtgtgtgtgggggggggggggggggatgtaTCAACTAAGCTATGCCCCTACTAGTAAGAGAAGTGGGAGGTTCATTTCAGTGGGGGGATTTTAGTGCGAAAAAACCATGAACAAACTTAAATCGTTAAAAGTTTTACAAATGCttcatatatttttaaaatttttatacaAATGTGTATGTTATATTACATAAATCGTTAAAAGTTATACACAAATGTGTATGTAATATTACATAAAAGTTCGTTGAATAAATATTTTCTTATGTTTTTTTATACGTAGGTTgtataaataaacaaaattcGTTGAATTAGTTTTTCTTTAGTTTTAAAATAGATGAATAAACATTACATGTCATCAATTttcttatatatttaaaatttttaaaattgaaaaaatgaaTTACGTATCTTCTTCTCGCTATTCACACATTAATTTGTCTTCTAAATTGAAGCTTCTACTATCACAAAATATGTAATTTCTTCTAATTATTTGCCCTTTTTTCACAACAATTTGTAAaaagaaatgttttttttttcatcattcTATATATAACACCTATAACTTTATTATTAAACACATGTAATCTTGTATAACTAAAAACCAAATATCGCATGCTATAACAAAAGTTCccatgtaaaaaaaaattaaattcgcatgttaaaaaaaagtCAAAATCGTATGTTAAAAAAAATCGCATGTTGATACTGCATCGCGTACGTTAAGGCAATTTGTACAATAATCAGCCTCTacatgtatatgtgtatgtaccTTTGAGCCTTTGAAGAGCTTTTCGGATCTTGTTCTCGCATCCGGGGCAATCTACATGAACTCGCATTTCTATGATCTATATATGCATGGAACCAAGAATTTTTAATTTCAAGTCGATCGATGTTACAACCATTATTATGAAGGTGGAAATTAAAGAAAACATACATACCGCCATCTTGGATTATGCTATGTTTGATCGATTATATGAACAGATTTGTTATTAGACTTATAAGCTTGAAATGATCTTGATTATATGCTTGCATATATATGTGCATGTGTATGACCCTTGATGTGTGGCACACCGACTTGTTCCTTGTCTTTCGTTTGCAGAAACCTTAATAACGGTTAAAGTGGTTTGAAACTTGATATTCAAGGAATCTTCACCTTTATTTGTTGTAACTTTTAAGTTTATTCCAAAATATGATATAATACCATCCTACGTATTTGAATCTTTCTTATATAGATCGTTCATGTATTAAAGCTACTTAGTGGCTGTTGGTTTAGCTTTTAATGAGATttttaatagttcagacctcttactggttcaacacttaatggttcagattgtttgtttcgCCAACAAATGTTTGAATAGTTCAGACATTCTCTGAATAATTAActattatactgagtctgaatggttaagacatctAATTTGAATTAGTccaacatttgcctctgaacggttaaacattatactagctcttaatcgttcagacctcttactggttcagtatTTAATGATTTAGACCTattattggttcagcacttaaccattcagaagttgccaaacaccCAGATGGGCCGTGACTCCTATGTTTTTTTCACCTAACAATGTAAATTTtaccgaaaattttaaaaattttttatGTATTGGATCCGACCCTTCTTATatgtttttttctttaaaactttTGGCCCATCTATTTATAAGTTCAAGATCCGCCACTGGTCATACGTTACACGtcatttaaaaaatgaaaattttcaacGTTTAATTGTCGAATGTAATATTTCAAGCAACTGGCTAACAAGAAGCTAAAACAAGAAATAACTTTACACAGTTCAATCAAGTTTAACTTAACGTCACAACACCTACAAGGAATCTAAAAGAAGATACTTTTACTTCTTAAATTCTAAAGGGAATTCTATACATATCTTATTTCTATGTTAATAATTCAAAGTATACAATGAAATGACTATAAAATACATTACTTTAATCAGTTTTTATATTTTCTAGGTGCGGGAAATAAAAGAGTTAAAACCGTACAATGAAGCTGCACATGAAATAACAAGAGATGTCGTTGAGCGGCGGATCAAACATTTAAACCTCATACCGATTTTATGCCATATTTATTAGGAATGACAATAGGCTGggcttgggccgggtattggtaatcccagaTCCGTACCCAGTTGTAATTCTTTGGCCCATACCCGGcccgttacccgtcgggtatttttCGGGTAactacccgtcgggtatcgggcatacccacgggtatcgggtatacccgttaatttcttaaaaatacaTGTTAGGACAAATATGcaattttcactttgatgttcatataatttactattttaatgactataataaatgaaaatatgACTAATAACTTACATATCATAATTAGACCACAtatattaaactaaattaaaacgATTACTTAATTAAATAATTGTATCAGGACCACCTATTTGCATAAAACATCCACAtaataaggctatagggtgtggtcatgaccctcatgaccaccatgaccctccatgttagtgccatgtaacccatctctaatccatcatccaaaaccactTCCCTACgggtgtggtcatgacctaaaccactagccccttatttattttaatttatctttgactaaagaaaaaaggaaatgatttgttgaaaaatggaaaggaggaccatggttgtcatggtttaatccatgcaaaccatggtggatcaatcaagggggtggtgtagccttccattcatgtttctaggtggcaaatcatgtcccaataatgatccccacaccctatagcctaaagGGTGATAACTTCCATATCCaatatatatgtttaaaaataagttatatgtTAACTAAACACTTGCCAAATAAATAGCCACATATGACTATAGAGAAGGTAATAAGTACATTtactaagtttatatatatggaaatctataattccgggtattattcgggtaaatgggccgggtatcgggcgggtatcactaaatcccatacccgtacccgattttttttctatttttaaccCCGTACCCGGTCCGTATGTTTCGGGTTTCAGGTATACCCGTCTGGCTTGGGCCTTTTTTCCATCCCTAATATTTATACCTTATTTTTGTGATGGAAAGCTAAATCTATTTCGATAGGGGGAGACTTACCCTAATTAATTATGTGCTGGAAAGTCTCCCTATCTATTACTTTTCACTTTATAAAGCCCAAGCTGGGGTCATTAAACTGTTGGAagcaaaaatgagaaaatttatgtTTTCGGGTTCTAACGATCATAACAAAATGAACTGGGTGGCTTGGGAGTGGGTAACATGGCCTAAATCAAGTGGGGGGTTGGGTATCAGTCGTCTCAAAGAAGTTAATGAGGCCCTTCTGATTAAATGGGGATGGAGGTACCGGGTTGAAAACCAAAGCTTATGGAGGAAAGTGATCGATGCTTGTCATGGAAAAATAAATCAGAGATGTTTTCTTCATCTTAGAGGTAatctgggggggggggggtgttggaAAAATATAGTGAATTCGATCTATAAGACTAAAATCAAAGGGATGGTTTAAACCATTTGGTATTGGGTAAGGTAGGGAACGGGGAAGATATTAGGTTTTGGATCGACACATGGGAAGGAGATACTCCTTTTTTGGAAAGATAGCCACATATGTTTGGTTTGGAATTGCTTAAAACTTGCAGGGTAGCAGATAGAATGGAGACGAACAGGGAAAATGGCAGTTTTGCTTGGAATTGGTCTAGACAGCCTTAGTCGGTCGTAGAGCTAAAGGAGTGGCAGGAATGCAGCGAGACCCTTAATACGGTGTCACTCAACAATTCTAAGGATATGTGGGTCTGGATTGAAGATAGCAAAGATGGTTTTTCGGTGAAGGCTGTTAAGAAGGCCTTGATCGCCGAAAGGGGAAATAGTCAGCTTCCTAATTTCGATTGGTGTAAATGGGTGCCTATTAAATGCAACGTTGTGGCTTGGAGGGGTAATTTGGATAGACTTGCTACGAGAGTTAACTTAAGAATTATATCCGTCATGTGCCCTTTTTGCAACGAGTTTGAGGAAACGGTGGAGCATTTTTTTTACGACGTGCCTAGTGGCGATTCGGGTTTGGGCGAATATAAGTGTTTGGTGTAAAATCTCCTcgatttatattttggaattcaAAGACATTCTGGATATTCacaatgttggtgcactacatctgtcgacttcgtcttggatcgagtcttacattggattgtatagattagggcacgatttACAAGAAAATAGGAAGTGTatggctgatttcgctcatatggtcatagatggagatttcgcttatgtgtacacatgaggtttcgctcatatggacatatGTCCCTTGGAGCGAAACCACCATCACTATAAATAGGTGATTAATGAGCTAAATCAACAACACAGCCTTGTATTCCATactgaagtgctgccggtgtgaagaactgcgtgtaatcgagtgttaatcaatacaattagcagttttagtgaagaatcagctgtttctaccttcgtttcttgttattccgcacctgaaacgaagtaaaactcctctgaacgactcgttcgggtcagatcgcgatcctacaagtggtatcagagctcaggaggaggagttctgcagagattagttGGAATTCAtcgagatttcttacttctacaccttctttcatcatttcagaaagttttaccggtcaaaattcgctcaaaatttcacagatcatagacaattggagatagacaaaccctggaaagtttgacactgaaattcagactaaaaatggatcaaattaaCATCCGATTAGGTTTCGCTCTTATGGACATCCTGtaatttcgctcttgtgtcacagTGTTTTGAGGTTTCGCTCGTGAGTAATcatttgatttcgctccaaagacatTATTTCTAGAgatttcgctcatttgaacatcaaggatttcgctcttgtgaatatcagggatttcgcttttgtgaacatcagggatttcgctcttgtgaacattggggatttcgctcttgtgaacatcaAGGTCATCCAAAACAttaatttcgctcataaggcaACCCTAAActcctgatttcgcttatttgtcactgaatttgaaaaacgtgctaagtcatcatggataccgagttctataatGCTTTTGCAACATCGTCTGGTCCATCTGCtattgttcaagccatgagtatagaaaacgagacgggaaccacccaaaagcccccggaattgatgagtatcgaagaatactacgggtggaaagacagattcgagaactgggttcaggctaaccatcttaggtcgtgggaatgtatcttgaagaaatacgtgttgcctcgaacagatttgcaagttcTTAAAGAGTTATCAGAATTCAGTGAGCAAGAAAGAAATATGTATAaagccgaaaagatgatgatcagtctgcttcaacaagcaatcaaagaagatatctttatCCTGCTACAGCATGACAAGACATCAAAgtcgatttgggatgctcttcgtataaaatttgagggtagtgaaaatatgataaagagcaaaaaggcattgctaaagaaagagtttgatctgttcagtaaGCTTACCTGGAgaggatacgaagaagctgattgaacgttactgccacctagtgcgatcaatgtcgatgttgagtattactaaagatcgtgaagaatgggtagacaagctagcttatgcgttaccgcagaaagagtggggaacgtatttgatgattctgaagaatacgggtgtttatgatgggctaaCTATCTcacagttcattgaaaagattgagagtcaagatctggaacaacagaagatcgctaggatgaacagtccgagtggtcaacaggacgtaaaaatgtactacaaaggcagtatTCCAGTTCCAGAAACTGAGAGAAGTCCTAAAATCcagactgcgtttagtgctggggattcatcagaaaaagctgatcaaagttctaacaaaagcagcagtggattctcatcatttcctagtgtcaatcctaaagagtcaaatacaagctttcagtctcagagcacaaagacaggaaatggttatgtgattcaatgcaacatcgctctaaatcttccagaaggtcaaagtttttcagaagacactgctaaagaccacatggctctacttggttctgtattatcttatgagggtctagtggctggtcggattggaaatcctatgcttacaaaggaggattacgatcagatagacgccgaagagatggaactgatggatatcaaatgttgtcttgctagtgttcttagacgttctgaaaagttcaaaatgattaccgggagaaatgactttcttgatgctcatgtatctactttaggttttgataaatctaaagttacttgttttcgatgcagggagaaaggccatttcaaacgggaatgcaagaacagggaagctagtggcgctcagaatccgttcggagaAGACGACTACTACAGGAAAGCCATTTATctgcaggttggtcaatcacaagactcacagacggctcatggtagaaagattgaggattcaaagagagcgtgtttggtagattcaactggaacaactacatatcacctgaaagcaaagcatgtatagtcgatcaagatgatgaaagactacctgaaggcttcagctgggatatgttcgttGACGAAAAAGGAGAatacaaagctttcattgctaagattgtcaAAGAACTAGACATGTTTGCCacgtggatgaagtctattggtgtgACTGTGAAAAGTGTGGATGAAGAGTCTGTTGtttctgatgaaagttcattaaGTGCTGATGAAAACTCACAAAGTTCAGATGAGAGTATACAAAACGATGTTAGTTCAGAAAAGGAAGtcgtttttgatcaaacaccgtctgattctggcttatcagatgctgattctaaAAAATCtatacagtttgatcagtcaccagttgatagcagtagtgatgatgaagaagaaaaacatatcaatattgctaaaactcatctttctcctgaaagttttcatttctattttgcagatcgcatggagaaactgaaggaaaaacgagtgctaaagaacaacaacaaatgaaaactgaagatgttgttcagaatgtgAATGTTGAAAAAGTTGCTGAAGATGAGAAAGTGATTGAAACTAAGCAAGTGAAAGAAGTAGAAAAAGTGattgaagtggtgaaaacaatcgaaattgaaaagattgttgaagtcgtcaagccttgcacgaagtgtttggaagcatgcaaggaatgtgcagcaaaagatgatataattgctgagtacgagaagaagaaggagcagttgctgttcaatctcaactatgtgaaagaatcttatgatgtcttgaacaaaacagtaactggtctccaaaagacgaattcagaaagagaacaagcactaacaatgatgaatgctgtgatgatgtcaaagcagaaagctataaacttttacatcaaagagagtgctaagtggtaGGGGTGTTCAGAAGAAAACCGTAACCAAATAAAAACCGTAAACCGAACCGTAACCGTAATCAAATAAACCGTCCCGAATAACGAATtcggtttttggtttggtttctaaccgaaaccgaattgtaaatatggtttttggttcggtttatggatccacattttattttatttggtttattcGGTTTATTTGGATAACCGAATAAACCATTTAACTTAATTATTAAATACaattaataatattttataaatcatatacaatttattagcccaaaatagttatttttttatGTAGTTCAAAATACCATATGTAAATCTAAAAGACCAACTAAAACCACTCTTTAATCTTTCAATAGTTTCTTTGATCTATCTTTTGAAACTTTAACTTTGTGGTTGTGTCTACTACTATTTTATGGATGTGTGTTTGTTTTATCTCACAATGAAACTTTCTTGTATTCATATATTGTTAGGTGTAAATTAGTTGTGATGTTCGGAAGTTGGAAtacaaacataaatataaattaggAAAAATAGTACTTTTACAATTTGGTTAGATTTGGTTTATTTGGTTTCTAACCGAAACCAAACCGAAttgaatttggtttggtttggatCGGTTTGCATATTCgttatttggtttggtttggtttttggtttggggtacaaatttttgaaaaccaaataaaccgaaccgaataaaccataaaccgaaccgatgaacacccctactaAGTGAAAGCAAGAGTTAGAGACAGAAaggatcgagaatgagagaattagacgtttattgcaaagttattctagttctgattatctcattgatcgaatttacccaactgttgcaggtatggaagcttttcaagatgagaagccaaagaagaagaaagattgtggtaagaaaccgactattaacaagtgtccgcctccaatttgggaagggtactctcctagaaaaccaaacaaggagcaacttgaaaaagcagtcaatataaagctaaaaaccgacacaactgacgttttaccagataacattgatgtcacgtttacctcgtccgatactgatcatgagtctgagttaataaaaaaggtggtcgatcaggtgttgaaTACTGAGGAGGAAttcgagtcaaagtctgagtctggagggtcaaattcgtcagtcaacagtccaaagtcgtcggttaaaaggtcttatagtaaagaatttttttttatcaaaagcatatttggatgatgaaacatttgaaatcgcatacactttaaatgattcggacaaattatattctgacaaacagtttccaataagaagtgttcgttttgacgtgatcaaaaaggttttcaaaatgacagaaattaatatttctgaaataaaagatttaaatcttattggaaaacctaaaaaatacacttcaagagttcaacaacgtttaaaaaagaaaaagggttacaattctggttctggttttcaaaagaaacctaaccaaaatcgtagttacaaaaagaaaggtttaggatttatcccaccagaaaatcataaaaatattaaaaattctaaaacaaaaacagaatttgtttcaggtggaagctcagaagaggaacggaagaaaccattctggagatagacaaatcaagagtttcttgctgagaagaaaaggaatggaTCTGAAGTGTCTCATTCAAAGGAAACTCGAActtgttacaaatgcaatgaagctggtcacattgcatggaactgtccaaagAATGATAagaaaaaacagggagtttctgagaaacttaaagaaaaagttgttgatgttaaaccaaattcaacttatgagattggtgagtgttcgaaaagaaatttttataaaaagaaagagaatgacaactaagtatgggttgttaagaaggttgaagagaatgtcagcgatgaatctggttccacaaagccagaggagccacaaggtgaggtgaaaatttcagtgaatgatgaagagttatcactgaaatttgaagaagttaaaaagaaagttggaaatgttgaaatctcgaatcagttttacaacgAGAAAACTAAGATTGATGTCTAGAAAACATTCAAagggaatgtaaagaaaatttttgggaaaaatgctgaatgggaaagcaaagggggttaaagatttttacgcaactaaaaaggcaacttccAACCCTACTatgcaagaattgaaagccatcaagtctgaaaagacttggatggaagtttgtttcccttgaagtcttaggactatgccggagatcccaagtttgtaattgtggatcaggaatcggcatcattcatgtttttaaTGACTTTGTATGAAAGTTTTTGATAAGCATTTGGATGTTACAagtaaaggactacgccggagcttccaggttggtaattgagaagcaggaattgGCATCTTTGTGACTAATCTTACAGGTGGTAAAGAGGTTTAtgtagatgtctcattcctacaaatggtatttgttggttatatTTACAAATGGTTATtctttacaagtggtacagaggttgcttaactgcaaatggtaaatcagggacattaagttgtacttgatttagtACATCTGTGATTGataaacaatatgatgaaccataaccccgAATCTGGtgctaacctacaagtggtaaaaacaaactcattttccggaaaaatcattttgattaaaacaaacttaagtgttttgaaatctaaatgagaaaatggtttgttgaaagggggagttcagattgtttatgcctgagtggatggagatttgatgtgatccaatgtcggttgtcaagtttctgtatagttttatgttttcaagtgggtcaagagtttagttgttttcaatttttcgttaatgtgtttgccttttagggggagtagatatttcagaaaatccaaaaacattagaaaatttgaaaaagacaaaaacatgataaagccaaaaatgagttttgttgtgaaaaagaggaaatgatagtacatcagtagactgtcacaacatgctaaagatttgtaaagatgaagtgtgataaacaatctcactgtggatatgtaAGTTTTTtcacacacttagtaaattgtgacgagatataaacataaaatttcaaacttgcttgttctgtgggttaacaacttcttggatatataggtaacccctgaaatcttgtttgaaaggtcccttattctgagatactaggtctttatgctcagtgatatctggggtattatcccgggacttctgctgtatggaagtactgacctagtccctggataatgctttccacaaaagcttgaaacatagcttcgccctcagcatgctgatgaaacaataaaattgatagtcgctgctgttgaaatcaaaaagatcctctaaaggggacacaccaaaagttgaagccgtcatctctctgcgtatacggaagtatcgacctgagctctcacggccctcgcatctaacccctgacagatatcatctgtggtatactcacctgtaagattgaatattgggatctggatacgggagtatattcaagttgtgggacacacgaataagttagtatctaaaacattaatatcgtatctcggatcaattgaactttgtgtgaaaatttaagtggaccaatatactgacaatctaggtgaattgtttagagcataaaatgaaataagcttaacggtgttagtgacatgtctcataaactgatatgatcctcttacacgaactcacaaaaatactgtttgtaaatatttcatttctgcattttcttgttttcttcaagtaatgttagttactttctttctttcagaaaatccaaaaagattttgtgtgtgttttagcataaacttttgaaaaagtcaaaaagattttcgacaactgatgttggaaagctgattttcaaaattccgagtgctaaacatgatgacattgttgtgagggggagtgtgcttTGAATATCTAAAtgtgtttttaaatcaacaagtggttcatcatatgtATATGATCTGAGGGAGAGTTGTTGTTAATGC contains the following coding sequences:
- the LOC110889784 gene encoding heavy metal-associated isoprenylated plant protein 28 isoform X1; the encoded protein is MAIIEMRVHVDCPGCENKIRKALQRLKGVENVDIDMGLQKVTVTGIADEKKVLKTVRKTGRRAEIWNIPYNPDIRTHNYNVNQHAQQQQHQNGASGPAPSVTFYTRQPSSTSSYNYYKHGYDDHYVYNPVQSSGLIGHQTGAAFSDENTHAACKIM
- the LOC110889784 gene encoding heavy metal-associated isoprenylated plant protein 28 isoform X2, whose amino-acid sequence is MRVHVDCPGCENKIRKALQRLKGVENVDIDMGLQKVTVTGIADEKKVLKTVRKTGRRAEIWNIPYNPDIRTHNYNVNQHAQQQQHQNGASGPAPSVTFYTRQPSSTSSYNYYKHGYDDHYVYNPVQSSGLIGHQTGAAFSDENTHAACKIM
- the LOC110889784 gene encoding heavy metal-associated isoprenylated plant protein 28 isoform X3, which encodes MWTGVENVDIDMGLQKVTVTGIADEKKVLKTVRKTGRRAEIWNIPYNPDIRTHNYNVNQHAQQQQHQNGASGPAPSVTFYTRQPSSTSSYNYYKHGYDDHYVYNPVQSSGLIGHQTGAAFSDENTHAACKIM